The Pseudodesulfovibrio sp. zrk46 genome contains a region encoding:
- a CDS encoding DEAD/DEAH box helicase, producing MTFTEFSFDRRIGAGIKFCGYDTPTPIQGKAIPLILHGHDVLGLAQTGTGKTAAFALPILQKLLTTKSSKRGPRVLVLAPTRELAIQINDSFGALARKTGIRSNVVIGGVGMNPQIKAFDRSDVIVACPGRLVRLINRGAVDFKAIDTLVLDEADRMLDMGFLPDIKRVLACLPSKRQNLLFSATMPRSILTFAKRILVNPKKVEINTKSPVSTVKHVFYKTSDKGKGELLDDLLSRGEHQSMLIFTRTKYKAKNLSRKLSKTGYDTTFLQGNMSQNQREKALNGFREGQFSIMVATDIAARGIDCDRITHVINYDMPNTVETYTHRIGRTGRAGRLGCAISLVTQEDASQLRAIKRVMDVSIEQNPFGTPDVSSNKPRKKATASAQRPAKTAGQRRRRKPGRAQRSAA from the coding sequence ATGACCTTTACAGAATTTTCATTTGATCGGCGGATCGGCGCCGGTATCAAATTCTGTGGCTACGACACCCCGACCCCCATTCAAGGCAAGGCTATTCCGCTGATCCTGCATGGACATGATGTTCTGGGATTGGCACAGACTGGCACAGGCAAGACTGCCGCTTTCGCGTTGCCTATTTTACAGAAACTCCTCACAACAAAATCCTCGAAAAGAGGCCCGCGTGTACTTGTTCTGGCCCCGACCAGGGAACTGGCTATTCAGATCAATGACAGTTTCGGTGCTCTGGCACGGAAAACCGGTATCCGCAGCAATGTCGTCATCGGCGGCGTAGGCATGAATCCTCAGATCAAGGCGTTCGACCGGTCTGATGTTATTGTTGCCTGCCCTGGTCGACTTGTCAGGCTTATCAATAGAGGAGCCGTCGATTTCAAAGCGATTGACACTCTGGTTCTTGATGAGGCAGACCGCATGCTCGACATGGGTTTTCTGCCGGACATCAAGAGAGTTCTCGCCTGTCTTCCGAGCAAGCGACAGAATCTTCTCTTTTCCGCAACCATGCCAAGGTCCATTTTGACCTTTGCAAAGCGCATTCTTGTTAACCCCAAGAAGGTGGAAATCAACACCAAGTCCCCTGTGTCTACTGTGAAGCACGTCTTCTACAAGACCAGTGACAAGGGTAAAGGCGAATTGTTGGATGACCTTCTTTCCCGGGGTGAACATCAGAGTATGCTGATTTTTACCCGGACCAAGTACAAGGCCAAAAACCTGTCCCGAAAGCTGTCCAAGACCGGGTATGACACCACGTTCCTGCAAGGGAATATGAGTCAGAACCAACGCGAGAAGGCTTTGAATGGCTTCCGCGAAGGGCAGTTCTCCATCATGGTGGCAACTGATATTGCTGCACGTGGAATCGATTGTGACAGGATAACCCATGTCATCAATTATGACATGCCCAATACCGTTGAAACTTATACGCACCGCATTGGTAGAACCGGCCGGGCTGGTCGGTTGGGCTGTGCGATAAGCCTGGTAACGCAGGAAGACGCATCTCAATTGCGCGCCATTAAAAGGGTTATGGATGTATCCATTGAGCAGAACCCTTTCGGAACCCCTGATGTATCCAGTAATAAACCGCGAAAAAAGGCAACAGCTTCTGCTCAGCGTCCCGCAAAGACGGCTGGTCAAAGACGTAGGCGCAAGCCTGGTCGAGCACAACGCTCGGCAGCCTGA
- a CDS encoding TetR/AcrR family transcriptional regulator, with translation MKAKIGRPRSEKSQGAILDAVDALLKEKGGAGLSIEAIASRAKVGKKTIYRWWPSIADIVLEAGLRRAAKSIPVPAEKSFEETFRIFLSRSMLSIADGGDVYLRYLMAYAQQDELFRARFREQFVEKRRAVLSSILLQATESGQIKFKHETGLLVDIVFGAMWYRLLVGHSPLDEAFADELTAVVMGYCEEK, from the coding sequence TTGAAGGCAAAGATTGGACGTCCCAGAAGTGAGAAGTCACAGGGAGCGATATTGGATGCCGTTGACGCTCTTCTCAAGGAGAAGGGCGGGGCAGGGCTGAGTATTGAGGCCATCGCAAGTCGGGCAAAGGTAGGGAAAAAGACCATCTATCGTTGGTGGCCCTCCATTGCGGACATCGTGCTGGAAGCAGGATTGCGGCGGGCTGCCAAGAGTATTCCAGTTCCTGCCGAGAAGTCCTTTGAAGAGACGTTTCGCATATTTCTCTCGCGATCCATGTTGTCCATCGCTGATGGTGGCGATGTCTATCTTCGTTATCTGATGGCATATGCGCAGCAGGACGAACTTTTTCGCGCGAGATTTCGCGAGCAGTTCGTAGAGAAACGTCGTGCGGTGTTGAGTTCCATTCTGTTACAGGCAACGGAGAGTGGGCAGATTAAATTCAAGCACGAAACGGGCTTGCTGGTGGATATCGTTTTCGGTGCCATGTGGTATCGCTTGCTCGTGGGGCATTCTCCACTGGATGAAGCTTTTGCGGATGAACTGACCGCGGTGGTCATGGGATACTGTGAGGAGAAGTGA
- a CDS encoding chemotaxis protein CheB, whose translation MIQSTGKKYSAIVIGVSAGGLAALDRILPKLNSDFSIPILVVQHISADSENYLPQHFSVRCAQEVKEAEDKEPIAQGTIYIAPPNYHLMVECDRTVALSIDPKVNFSRPSIDVLFETAADAYCDELVGLVLTGGNSDGAKGLAKIKKLGGLTVVQSPETAEVDAMPLAALEAVEPDHVVPLKDIANFLNDINDEGL comes from the coding sequence ATGATCCAGAGCACGGGAAAGAAATATTCAGCGATTGTGATCGGCGTGTCCGCAGGCGGACTTGCCGCACTCGACCGTATTCTGCCCAAGCTGAACTCGGATTTTTCCATTCCCATTCTCGTGGTGCAGCACATCAGCGCCGATTCCGAGAACTATCTGCCCCAGCATTTTAGCGTACGGTGCGCACAAGAGGTCAAAGAGGCCGAGGATAAGGAACCTATTGCACAGGGGACAATATATATTGCCCCGCCCAATTATCATTTGATGGTGGAGTGCGATCGAACTGTGGCCTTATCTATAGACCCCAAGGTCAATTTCTCCCGTCCATCCATAGATGTGCTTTTTGAAACAGCTGCCGATGCCTATTGTGACGAGCTGGTCGGCCTGGTTTTGACGGGCGGCAACTCTGACGGGGCCAAGGGGCTGGCCAAGATCAAGAAGCTGGGAGGACTGACTGTTGTTCAGTCGCCCGAGACCGCCGAGGTGGACGCCATGCCGCTGGCCGCCTTGGAAGCAGTGGAGCCCGATCATGTGGTTCCATTGAAAGATATTGCAAATTTTTTGAATGATATAAATGACGAAGGATTGTAA
- a CDS encoding response regulator: MIRLSDIRIRPKLIFLFLVTGILPLMVVGFFGTKLATDSLMEKSFNQLLTVQSIRKGQIEEFFNKCVADVGVLARTERVEKMVNSLESMKEIAGADQRTNLNVNSRAYLEAIEPYARPLKEYAESYGYHDILIMEGNNGHVLFSVAGEDDLGRSLRYGRYRNSGLAMAWRSVMDTGQPALVDFSKYAPSNGLQAAFIAHPIRDASETLIGVIAIQLTSEMITKAVDSRQGMGETGESYLFGISSITRKYELRSDIRTLGDGKYRVGFSFDNPLNYWADAVQAEMAGGHSLYIDSAGKEVLVAYNQLDIPGLDWYLVSKIDEYEVTAPVRATYRTIGTVAGVMLFLIILLAVYFSRSITRPILADMEFAKGISEGKLDMELTVHQKDELGDLAHALNSMARNLQELDWLKRGKEGLDDALRGEHESDELAKRFVSFVTKHMDAQLGALYVLEDEELTLTASYAFTDRSGNFNRIKLGEGMVGQSALEDEIIFFNDVKGDAPAINYGAGEKVPGTFVTIPLSFEGVVLGVLLLGTVNSVSPLQRRFIEQNIENAAILMNAAKSRQIIRELLEKAHQQQEELRVTNEELEEQAKALKESEAELQAQQEELRVTNEELEEQTKALKDSEAELQAQQEELRVTNEELEERTQALEEQKDEIAKKNNDLVKAQDIVRQKARDLEMASKYKSEFLANMSHELRTPLNSILILSQLFGNNKDGNLTKKQIESANAIHSSGSDLLALINEILDLSKVEAGKIELLVENVSMDSVATDLNRLFKDVAEDKGVGFAIEVEEGLPKTIETDSQRLQQILRNLLTNAFKFTSEGGVSLFVKRPPLELVSDNGIDPAKAVAFAVKDDGIGIPEDKQAAIFNAFQQADGSTSRTYGGTGLGLSISKELTHLLGGTIRLESEEGKGSTFTVILPEEYTEKKADKSVLPEGLLMEEASEEPVNDTAPLTAELAETPEQGRSGKGKDFQSCAPSEEIAQDAGVTLAGKKIPPCDQEYLDDDRENVTPDSRSLLIIEDDRNFAKIMRDFGRERGFLCLVAEDGETGLHFADYYEPSAIILDIGLPGIDGWTVMERLKDNAKLRHIPVHFMSADDSSLDAMRMGAIGYLSKPVSLEKVDDAFSRLEDIISKPVSNLLLVEDDKVQRESIEELIGNGDVKTTSVATGAEAFDELVRGSYDCMILDLGLEDMSGFDLLEKIRLSDRAARVPVIIYTGRDLSREEENKLNRYAESIIIKGVKSPERLLDESALFLHRVEANMPADKQKMLKMVHDKEAVLSGKKVLLVDDDMRNVFALSSVLEERNMEVQIAKNGLECIEKLEKDDSIDCILMDIMMPKMDGYEAMTEIRKQRKYEKLPIIALTAKAMKGDRSKCIEAGASDYLAKPVNTDKLLSMMRVWLY; the protein is encoded by the coding sequence ATGATTCGTCTTTCTGACATTCGTATCCGTCCGAAACTTATTTTTCTGTTTCTTGTCACTGGTATCCTTCCGCTGATGGTGGTGGGCTTTTTCGGCACTAAGCTGGCGACCGATTCATTGATGGAGAAGTCGTTCAACCAATTGCTGACCGTACAATCCATCCGCAAGGGGCAGATCGAGGAATTCTTCAATAAATGCGTAGCGGATGTCGGCGTACTGGCTCGCACCGAACGTGTAGAGAAGATGGTAAACTCTCTCGAAAGCATGAAGGAGATCGCCGGGGCGGACCAGAGAACCAATCTGAATGTGAACTCCAGAGCGTATCTGGAGGCGATTGAGCCGTATGCCCGTCCTTTGAAAGAGTACGCAGAGTCGTATGGCTATCATGACATCCTCATCATGGAAGGGAACAACGGGCATGTATTGTTTTCTGTCGCTGGAGAGGACGACCTCGGAAGGAGTCTCCGGTATGGCAGGTACAGGAATTCCGGTCTTGCCATGGCGTGGCGTTCGGTCATGGACACCGGCCAACCCGCTCTTGTTGATTTCAGCAAATATGCCCCCAGTAACGGCTTGCAGGCTGCCTTCATCGCTCATCCCATTCGAGACGCATCCGAGACGCTCATTGGCGTCATCGCCATTCAGCTGACCTCGGAAATGATAACCAAAGCGGTTGATTCCCGGCAGGGCATGGGTGAGACCGGCGAATCCTATCTTTTCGGTATTAGCTCGATTACCAGAAAATACGAACTGCGCAGCGATATCCGCACGTTGGGCGATGGCAAATATCGTGTCGGATTCTCCTTCGACAATCCGCTCAACTACTGGGCCGATGCCGTGCAGGCAGAGATGGCTGGCGGGCATTCCCTCTACATAGACAGTGCTGGCAAAGAAGTGCTGGTGGCATACAACCAGTTGGATATCCCGGGACTTGATTGGTACCTCGTTTCGAAAATCGATGAGTACGAAGTGACAGCTCCTGTGAGGGCAACATACCGGACCATTGGCACAGTGGCTGGTGTGATGCTGTTCCTTATCATCTTGCTGGCAGTGTACTTTTCTCGATCCATCACCAGGCCCATTCTGGCGGATATGGAATTCGCCAAAGGAATCTCTGAGGGCAAGCTCGACATGGAGCTTACGGTTCATCAGAAAGATGAACTGGGCGACTTGGCTCACGCCCTGAACAGTATGGCCCGTAACCTTCAGGAGCTGGATTGGCTCAAGCGCGGCAAGGAAGGGTTGGATGACGCCTTGCGTGGCGAACATGAGTCCGACGAACTTGCCAAACGATTTGTTTCCTTTGTTACCAAGCACATGGACGCGCAACTTGGCGCCCTGTATGTGCTTGAGGATGAGGAACTGACCCTGACGGCAAGCTATGCCTTTACCGACCGCAGCGGCAATTTCAACCGGATCAAACTGGGCGAAGGAATGGTTGGCCAGTCTGCGCTCGAAGACGAGATTATCTTTTTCAACGACGTCAAGGGCGATGCCCCTGCCATTAACTATGGAGCAGGGGAAAAGGTACCCGGTACGTTCGTTACTATCCCGCTATCCTTTGAGGGTGTTGTTCTCGGCGTCCTTTTGCTGGGAACGGTCAACTCTGTCTCCCCGCTGCAGCGTCGCTTCATAGAACAGAACATCGAGAATGCCGCTATCCTCATGAATGCGGCCAAATCCCGTCAGATCATTCGGGAACTTTTGGAAAAGGCGCATCAGCAGCAGGAAGAGCTTCGCGTCACCAACGAAGAGTTGGAAGAGCAGGCCAAGGCGCTCAAGGAATCCGAAGCCGAGTTGCAGGCACAGCAGGAAGAACTGCGTGTCACCAACGAAGAGCTGGAAGAGCAGACAAAGGCCCTCAAGGATTCCGAAGCCGAACTGCAGGCGCAGCAGGAAGAGCTGCGTGTTACCAACGAGGAGTTGGAAGAGCGGACACAGGCCCTTGAAGAGCAGAAGGATGAGATCGCCAAGAAGAATAATGATCTGGTCAAGGCGCAGGACATTGTGCGCCAGAAGGCCCGTGATCTCGAAATGGCGAGCAAGTACAAATCCGAATTCCTCGCCAACATGTCTCATGAGCTGAGGACGCCACTGAACTCCATTCTGATCCTTTCCCAACTGTTTGGGAACAACAAGGACGGCAACCTGACCAAGAAGCAGATCGAATCTGCCAATGCCATCCATTCTTCCGGTTCCGATCTGCTGGCACTTATCAATGAGATCCTTGACCTCTCCAAGGTGGAGGCGGGCAAGATCGAACTGCTGGTCGAAAACGTCAGCATGGACTCCGTTGCAACCGACCTGAATCGCCTGTTCAAGGATGTCGCTGAGGACAAAGGGGTAGGCTTTGCCATTGAAGTCGAAGAAGGGCTGCCCAAGACCATCGAAACCGATTCCCAGCGTTTGCAGCAGATCCTGCGCAACCTGTTGACCAATGCGTTCAAGTTCACCTCTGAGGGAGGCGTCTCTTTATTCGTGAAACGTCCACCTCTTGAGCTCGTTTCCGACAACGGTATTGACCCGGCCAAGGCCGTTGCCTTTGCCGTGAAGGATGACGGCATTGGCATTCCGGAGGACAAACAGGCCGCTATCTTCAACGCTTTCCAGCAGGCGGACGGCAGCACAAGCCGTACCTATGGCGGCACCGGGCTGGGGCTGTCCATCTCCAAGGAATTGACCCATCTGCTGGGTGGTACGATTCGTCTCGAAAGTGAGGAAGGCAAAGGCAGTACATTCACTGTCATTCTTCCGGAAGAATATACCGAAAAGAAGGCCGATAAGAGTGTCCTGCCGGAAGGACTCTTGATGGAAGAGGCTTCTGAGGAACCGGTCAACGATACTGCTCCGTTAACCGCTGAACTTGCCGAAACGCCTGAACAGGGTCGATCTGGCAAGGGTAAGGATTTCCAATCCTGCGCCCCCAGTGAAGAGATAGCCCAGGACGCCGGTGTGACTCTGGCTGGCAAAAAGATTCCGCCGTGTGATCAGGAATACCTTGATGATGACCGGGAAAACGTCACTCCGGATTCACGCAGTCTTCTTATCATTGAAGATGACCGGAACTTTGCCAAGATCATGCGAGATTTCGGGCGGGAGCGCGGCTTCCTCTGCCTCGTGGCCGAGGACGGCGAGACCGGTCTGCACTTTGCCGATTACTATGAGCCCAGTGCCATTATTCTGGATATCGGCCTGCCTGGTATCGACGGTTGGACCGTCATGGAGCGATTGAAGGACAACGCCAAGCTGCGTCACATCCCAGTTCATTTTATGTCGGCTGACGACAGCTCGCTGGATGCCATGCGTATGGGCGCCATCGGATACCTCTCCAAGCCGGTGAGTCTGGAAAAGGTCGATGATGCCTTCTCTCGATTGGAGGACATCATCTCCAAGCCGGTCAGCAACCTGCTGCTGGTAGAAGACGACAAGGTGCAGCGCGAGAGCATCGAGGAGCTTATCGGCAACGGCGATGTCAAAACGACTTCCGTGGCCACAGGGGCAGAGGCCTTTGATGAGCTGGTGCGCGGCAGCTACGACTGCATGATTCTCGACCTGGGTCTTGAAGACATGTCCGGCTTCGATCTGCTCGAAAAGATTCGACTGAGTGACCGGGCTGCGCGAGTCCCTGTCATCATCTATACCGGTCGTGACCTGTCACGCGAAGAAGAGAACAAGCTGAATCGATACGCAGAGAGCATCATTATCAAGGGTGTGAAATCTCCCGAACGCTTGCTTGATGAGTCGGCCTTGTTCCTCCATCGTGTTGAGGCCAACATGCCTGCGGATAAGCAGAAGATGCTGAAAATGGTCCACGACAAGGAAGCGGTGCTGAGCGGTAAAAAGGTCCTGCTTGTTGACGATGACATGCGAAACGTATTTGCTCTTTCCAGTGTCCTTGAAGAGAGGAACATGGAAGTGCAGATCGCCAAAAATGGTCTTGAGTGCATTGAAAAGTTGGAAAAGGATGATTCCATCGATTGCATTCTCATGGATATCATGATGCCGAAGATGGACGGTTATGAAGCCATGACCGAGATCAGGAAGCAGCGGAAATATGAGAAGCTGCCGATCATTGCCTTGACCGCCAAGGCCATGAAGGGCGACAGAAGCAAGTGCATCGAGGCAGGAGCCAGCGATTATCTGGCCAAGCCGGTCAACACCGACAAACTCCTTTCGATGATGAGAGTCTGGTTGTACTAA
- a CDS encoding protein-glutamate O-methyltransferase CheR: MQNPEKIDNERLEIKLLLEAIYQKYGYDFREYACAHTKRRLDHRRSLEDISSYSEMMHRVIYDENFFNTLLLDLSINVTEMFRDPWVYNRVRDFVIPHLMTYPFIKVWHAGCSAGQEVYSMGILLEEEGLKERCQIYATDFNERILAKAKDGIYPMDLVRDYTANYQKAGGKYSLSDYYTADYEHVVIKRSLKDQVLFSSHNLVTDGVFGEMNVIFCRNVLIYFNRDLQNRVLKLFRDSLCPGGFLCLGSKESLKFSDVAKDFEVVAEREKIYRKKR, translated from the coding sequence ATGCAGAATCCGGAAAAGATCGATAACGAGCGGCTTGAAATCAAGCTGCTTCTGGAAGCCATATACCAGAAGTATGGGTATGACTTCAGGGAATACGCCTGCGCCCATACCAAGCGTCGGCTGGATCATCGTCGCTCGCTGGAGGACATTTCCTCCTATTCGGAAATGATGCATCGCGTCATTTACGATGAGAACTTTTTCAATACACTGCTCCTGGATCTGTCTATCAACGTGACCGAGATGTTCCGCGACCCGTGGGTCTACAACCGGGTACGTGATTTCGTTATTCCTCACCTCATGACGTATCCGTTCATCAAGGTGTGGCATGCCGGTTGTTCCGCCGGACAGGAAGTCTATTCCATGGGCATCCTCCTTGAAGAGGAAGGTTTGAAGGAGCGTTGTCAGATATACGCCACGGACTTCAACGAGCGTATTCTTGCCAAGGCCAAGGACGGTATCTACCCCATGGATCTCGTCCGCGACTATACGGCCAATTACCAGAAGGCGGGCGGCAAGTATTCTCTTTCCGATTACTATACGGCCGACTACGAACATGTGGTCATCAAGCGCTCTCTCAAGGATCAAGTGCTGTTTTCGTCTCATAACCTGGTGACTGATGGCGTCTTTGGTGAGATGAACGTCATCTTCTGCCGTAATGTGCTGATCTATTTCAATCGTGATTTGCAGAACCGGGTTCTCAAGTTGTTCCGTGACAGCCTTTGCCCTGGCGGTTTCCTCTGCCTTGGTTCAAAGGAAAGCCTGAAGTTCTCTGATGTGGCCAAGGATTTTGAGGTCGTTGCAGAGCGTGAGAAAATCTACAGGAAGAAGCGCTAG
- a CDS encoding RNA-binding protein, whose translation MSKNIYVGNLPWSATEEEVRNAFEAHGEVTSVKLIEDRETGRPRGFGFVEMSDDSAAMSAIDDMDGKDFGGRNLKVNEAKPRVERPRW comes from the coding sequence ATGTCCAAGAATATCTACGTTGGTAACCTGCCCTGGTCCGCCACTGAAGAAGAAGTCCGCAATGCATTCGAAGCCCACGGTGAAGTCACTTCCGTAAAGCTGATCGAAGATCGTGAAACCGGTCGCCCCCGTGGTTTCGGTTTCGTTGAAATGAGCGACGATTCCGCTGCCATGTCTGCTATCGACGACATGGACGGCAAAGACTTCGGTGGCCGTAACCTCAAGGTCAACGAAGCCAAGCCTCGCGTCGAACGCCCCCGCTGGTAG
- a CDS encoding cupin domain-containing protein, whose product MKRESINFKDKLSKFDDHWAPRVIAEMNDYQFKVVKIQGEFVWHDHKDTDEVFIVISGKMEIEFRDGKVEIGPGEMYVVEKGAEHKPFAKDECEILIVEPRGVVNTGESESELQAENDRWV is encoded by the coding sequence ATGAAGCGGGAATCAATCAACTTCAAGGATAAGTTGTCCAAGTTCGATGACCACTGGGCTCCGCGAGTGATCGCCGAGATGAACGATTATCAGTTCAAGGTGGTAAAGATTCAGGGTGAATTTGTCTGGCATGATCATAAAGACACGGATGAGGTCTTTATCGTCATAAGCGGGAAGATGGAAATCGAGTTTCGCGACGGTAAAGTCGAGATCGGTCCGGGCGAAATGTATGTGGTTGAGAAGGGGGCAGAGCACAAGCCCTTTGCCAAAGATGAATGCGAAATACTCATCGTTGAGCCCCGGGGGGTTGTGAATACTGGAGAATCTGAAAGTGAATTGCAGGCGGAAAATGATAGGTGGGTGTAG
- a CDS encoding GyrI-like domain-containing protein, whose amino-acid sequence MKPKGQIFIGDMSKICNISKKALRYYDEIGLIPSQRHDYNNYRYYTYESQLCVPVIKYYKQMGFTLDEMKEYIEGNTTNVYRSLQRSFQAKAEELEEQQEAIRRKQVAIMDWSHLIQEAENVIDHDVTEPSVKYVEASQLLFMDQTFEDDMRGSIINIEFTNYVESLGNEITGPVLINFSSISDRVEGLDQPVKILQKTLIPTKPEHTYTMGGKTMLSCYHIGNHEDLGETYEKMRRWARQHQYNVSEESFERYVTDYWTTNNSAKHVTEILIEVSRANVNN is encoded by the coding sequence ATGAAACCCAAGGGACAAATCTTTATCGGAGATATGAGCAAGATCTGCAACATCTCCAAAAAAGCCCTGCGCTATTACGACGAAATAGGCCTCATTCCATCTCAACGCCACGACTACAACAACTACCGTTACTACACTTACGAATCACAGCTCTGCGTACCTGTCATCAAGTACTATAAACAGATGGGCTTCACTCTTGATGAGATGAAGGAGTACATTGAGGGCAATACGACCAATGTGTACCGCTCGCTCCAGCGGAGCTTTCAGGCCAAGGCCGAAGAGCTGGAAGAGCAGCAGGAAGCAATCCGCAGGAAGCAGGTTGCCATCATGGATTGGTCTCATCTCATTCAGGAAGCCGAGAACGTCATCGATCATGACGTGACCGAACCTTCGGTGAAGTATGTGGAAGCAAGTCAGCTTCTCTTCATGGATCAGACCTTTGAAGATGATATGCGTGGCTCCATCATCAATATCGAGTTCACCAACTACGTGGAGTCTCTCGGTAATGAAATCACCGGTCCTGTCCTGATCAACTTCTCGTCCATCAGCGACCGAGTCGAAGGATTGGACCAGCCCGTCAAGATCCTTCAGAAAACCCTCATTCCCACGAAACCCGAACACACCTACACGATGGGCGGGAAAACCATGCTCTCCTGCTACCATATAGGTAATCATGAGGATCTTGGCGAAACGTATGAGAAAATGCGTCGCTGGGCCCGTCAGCACCAGTACAATGTGAGCGAAGAGTCTTTCGAGCGCTACGTCACCGATTACTGGACCACCAACAACAGCGCCAAGCATGTGACCGAGATCCTGATAGAGGTCTCGCGGGCGAATGTGAATAACTAG
- a CDS encoding diguanylate cyclase, whose protein sequence is MAAAKILIVDDRPENLLTLESLLDEPDVELVKANSGEEALAQILDHDFALVLLDVQMPGMDGYEVAELMRGNKKTKNIPIIFVTAEVRGEHHLFKGYECGAVDYLFKPLNTMVFQSKVGVFLDLFRQKDALRRKTVELDMKLVELEELQQQLEETNEQLLLLSITDGLTGLLNKRQFDVIFADEWNRALRNKSSLSLIMLDIDHFKPYNDTYGHALGDDCLIKVAHAISDVVKRDVDKVARVGGEEFAIILPGTDLEGAEFVAEKVRKQVEKLGIPHTKSSISERVTASVGASSTIPQKEQIVRDLIKTADTALYQAKTDGRNCCRSMLFV, encoded by the coding sequence ATGGCTGCTGCTAAGATACTCATTGTGGATGACAGGCCAGAAAACTTGCTGACCTTGGAAAGCCTCTTGGATGAACCGGATGTCGAGCTTGTGAAAGCGAATTCCGGCGAAGAGGCGTTGGCGCAAATTCTGGATCACGATTTCGCTCTGGTGCTTCTGGATGTCCAGATGCCCGGAATGGATGGGTATGAGGTTGCTGAGCTCATGCGTGGTAACAAGAAGACCAAGAATATCCCCATCATTTTTGTCACCGCCGAGGTTCGCGGCGAGCACCACCTCTTTAAAGGATATGAATGTGGCGCGGTAGACTACCTGTTCAAGCCGCTGAATACCATGGTCTTTCAGAGCAAGGTCGGCGTGTTTCTCGACTTGTTCCGGCAAAAGGACGCGCTGCGCAGAAAGACTGTTGAATTGGATATGAAGCTGGTCGAACTGGAGGAGTTGCAGCAGCAGTTGGAGGAAACCAACGAGCAGTTGCTCTTGCTGTCGATCACGGACGGCCTGACCGGGCTTCTGAACAAGCGCCAGTTTGACGTTATCTTTGCGGACGAGTGGAATCGGGCACTGAGGAACAAATCCTCTCTGTCATTGATCATGCTGGATATCGACCACTTCAAGCCCTACAACGATACCTATGGTCATGCGCTGGGCGATGACTGTCTCATCAAGGTGGCCCATGCCATCTCCGACGTGGTCAAACGTGACGTGGATAAAGTTGCACGAGTCGGCGGTGAGGAGTTCGCTATCATTCTGCCGGGTACTGATCTGGAGGGCGCGGAGTTCGTGGCCGAAAAGGTTCGAAAGCAGGTAGAAAAGCTCGGTATTCCGCACACCAAATCTAGTATTTCGGAGCGTGTGACCGCCAGTGTCGGGGCATCGTCCACCATCCCTCAAAAGGAGCAGATCGTGCGGGACCTCATCAAGACCGCAGACACTGCATTGTACCAAGCCAAGACTGACGGAAGAAACTGCTGCCGAAGCATGTTGTTTGTGTAG
- a CDS encoding EFR1 family ferrodoxin (N-terminal region resembles flavodoxins. C-terminal ferrodoxin region binds two 4Fe-4S clusters.), with amino-acid sequence MRDIKLVYFSPTGTTKAVVQAIANGIDSSKVEFIDITKPEARRQELKTSENELLIIGVPVYMGRVPALLEEWFNALKADNTPAICVVVYGNRAYEDALLELKDIIKERGGLPIAGAAYIGEHSFSNSETPSIGRPDRDDLDHAAAFGVSIRKKLHAAKEIQEVEVPGTHPYGGITELWDVDFIAVNDDCKQCGACAELCPVDAIDPQNSSVIDKDKCITCCACLKKCPQHAREMKPGPVKDAQGRINTLFVDRKAPECFL; translated from the coding sequence ATGAGAGATATAAAACTGGTATACTTTTCACCAACAGGAACAACCAAAGCGGTGGTTCAGGCCATCGCGAATGGCATTGATTCCAGCAAGGTGGAATTCATCGATATTACCAAACCCGAAGCGAGACGGCAGGAATTGAAGACGTCGGAGAACGAGCTGTTGATTATCGGTGTTCCCGTATACATGGGCCGAGTCCCAGCTCTATTGGAAGAATGGTTCAATGCCTTGAAGGCAGACAACACTCCCGCAATCTGCGTCGTGGTGTACGGCAACCGGGCCTATGAGGACGCTCTTCTTGAACTCAAGGATATCATCAAGGAGCGCGGCGGCCTCCCCATTGCTGGCGCCGCGTATATAGGAGAGCACTCTTTCTCCAACTCCGAAACTCCTTCCATCGGTCGACCTGACAGAGATGACCTTGATCATGCCGCCGCTTTCGGAGTCTCTATCCGTAAAAAACTCCATGCCGCCAAGGAAATTCAGGAAGTCGAGGTACCCGGCACACACCCGTATGGCGGTATTACGGAATTATGGGACGTGGATTTCATCGCCGTGAATGACGACTGCAAACAATGCGGGGCATGTGCGGAGCTGTGCCCGGTTGATGCCATCGATCCCCAGAACAGCTCCGTCATAGATAAGGATAAATGTATCACCTGTTGCGCCTGTCTCAAAAAGTGCCCGCAACATGCCAGAGAGATGAAGCCCGGCCCGGTAAAAGATGCCCAAGGAAGAATCAATACGCTCTTTGTCGATCGCAAAGCCCCTGAGTGTTTTCTTTGA